In one Juglans regia cultivar Chandler chromosome 11, Walnut 2.0, whole genome shotgun sequence genomic region, the following are encoded:
- the LOC118343836 gene encoding ABC transporter G family member 31-like isoform X2, which produces MAASNGSEYFEIGGAEESFGRPSNAESVAEDEEELRWAAIEKFPPHQRTNFALLRRIPSEQGKEDSKTETIDVRKLDRFSRELVVRNALATNEQDNYRLLSAIKERLDRVGLEVPTVEVRYENLNIEANVQTGSRALPTLVNASRDVIERILTSLRIFRPKRHSLTILNNINGVVKPGRMTLLLGPPGSGKSTLLLALAGKLDSNLKPQKQVH; this is translated from the exons ATGGCGGCATCGAATGGGAGCGAGTACTTCGAGATTGGAGGAGCGGAAGAGTCCTTTGGAAGACCTTCGAATGCGGAATCGGTGGCGGAGGACGAGGAGGAGCTGCGATGGGCGGCTATCGAGAAGTTTCCCCCGCATCAGCGGACGAACTTCGCGTTGTTGAGGCGGATTCCGTCGGAGCAGGGGAAAGAGGACTCTAAGACAGAGACGATCGACGTGCGGAAGCTGGACCGTTTTAGCCGTGAGCTTGTTGTGAGGAATGCCTTGGCGACCAATGAACAAGACAACTATAGGTTGCTCTCGGCCATTAAAGAGCGCCTCGATAG aGTCGGATTGGAGGTGCCGACGGTGGAAGTGAGGTACGAGAACTTGAACATTGAGGCCAATGTTCAAACCGGTTCAAGAGCTTTGCCTACTTTGGTTAATGCTTCTCGTGACGTCATTGAG CGAATTTTAACTAGTCTACGGATATTTCGACCAAAGCGACACTCCTTAACCATCCTGAACAACATCAATGGTGTCGTGAAACCGGGAAG GATGACTTTGCTCTTGGGACCTCCAGGTTCTGGCAAATCCACCTTGCTTTTAGCTCTCGCGGGGAAACTTGACAGCAACTTAAAG CCACAGAAACAGGTGCACTAG
- the LOC118343836 gene encoding ABC transporter G family member 31-like isoform X1 encodes MAASNGSEYFEIGGAEESFGRPSNAESVAEDEEELRWAAIEKFPPHQRTNFALLRRIPSEQGKEDSKTETIDVRKLDRFSRELVVRNALATNEQDNYRLLSAIKERLDRVGLEVPTVEVRYENLNIEANVQTGSRALPTLVNASRDVIERILTSLRIFRPKRHSLTILNNINGVVKPGRMTLLLGPPGSGKSTLLLALAGKLDSNLKQEGMAIEDKIATRETMEEKPYQLRGREG; translated from the exons ATGGCGGCATCGAATGGGAGCGAGTACTTCGAGATTGGAGGAGCGGAAGAGTCCTTTGGAAGACCTTCGAATGCGGAATCGGTGGCGGAGGACGAGGAGGAGCTGCGATGGGCGGCTATCGAGAAGTTTCCCCCGCATCAGCGGACGAACTTCGCGTTGTTGAGGCGGATTCCGTCGGAGCAGGGGAAAGAGGACTCTAAGACAGAGACGATCGACGTGCGGAAGCTGGACCGTTTTAGCCGTGAGCTTGTTGTGAGGAATGCCTTGGCGACCAATGAACAAGACAACTATAGGTTGCTCTCGGCCATTAAAGAGCGCCTCGATAG aGTCGGATTGGAGGTGCCGACGGTGGAAGTGAGGTACGAGAACTTGAACATTGAGGCCAATGTTCAAACCGGTTCAAGAGCTTTGCCTACTTTGGTTAATGCTTCTCGTGACGTCATTGAG CGAATTTTAACTAGTCTACGGATATTTCGACCAAAGCGACACTCCTTAACCATCCTGAACAACATCAATGGTGTCGTGAAACCGGGAAG GATGACTTTGCTCTTGGGACCTCCAGGTTCTGGCAAATCCACCTTGCTTTTAGCTCTCGCGGGGAAACTTGACAGCAACTTAAAG CAAGAAGGAATGGCAATAGAGGATAAAATAGCCACAAGAGAGACAATGGAGGAAAAACCATACCAATTAAGGGGTCGAGAAGGGTGA
- the LOC109002051 gene encoding protein DAMAGED DNA-BINDING 2: protein MAPQTRRTSFPKVVIERDSDSEPSSSEEEEEEEEGEEDVDNREEEEAERGENEEGEEEKALENKNGERTAEGLDAKKKGKAPITLSLKKVCKVCKKAGHEAGFKGATYIDCPMKPCFLCKMPGHTTVTCPHRVATEHGVIPAPRRSTRNPLEYVFERQLRPDILPIKPTFVIPDQVNCAVIRYHSRRVTCLEFHPTNNNILLSGDKKGQVGVWDFAKVHEKMVYGNVHSCIVNNMRFNPTKDDSVYAASSDGTISCIDMETGISLSLMNLNPDGWQGPSSWRMLYGMDVNSEKGLVLVADNFGFLYLVDTRSNNKIGEAVLIHKKGSKVVGLHCNPVQPDLLLSCGNDHFARIWDMRRMEAGSSLYALAHKRVVNSAYFSPLSGSKILTTSQDNRLRIWDSIFGDLDSPSREIVHSHDFNRHLTPFRAEWDPKDPSESLAVIGRYISENYNGAALHPIDFIDISTGQLVAEVMDPNITTISPVNKLHPRDDVLATGSSRSLFIWRPKEKSEPVEQKDERRIIVCGRAEKKRSRKFGDESDDDFDDDKFTSKSTKLKSNKPERNLTRCSNKVKR from the exons ATGGCCCCACAAACCAGAAGAACGTCTTTTCCGAAAGTTGTCATAGAGAGAGACTCCGACTCTGAACCCAGCTcgtcagaagaagaagaagaagaagaagaaggagaagaagatgtAGACAaccgagaagaagaagaagcggaAAGAGGGGAAAACGAAGAAGGGGAAGAGGAGAAAGCTTTGGAGAACAAAAACGGAGAGAGAACGGCAGAAGGTTTGGATGCGAAGAAGAAAGGCAAAGCGCCCATTACTCTTAGTCTTAAGAAAGTTTGCAAA GTTTGCAAAAAGGCGGGTCATGAAGCGGGATTCAAGGGGGCTACTTACATAGACTGCCCAATGAAACCTTGCTTTCTCTGCAAAATGCCCG GCCACACTACAGTGACATGCCCGCATCGGGTGGCTACTGAGCATGGGGTCATCCCTGCACCCCGCAGATCTACCCGTAACCCATTGGAATATGTCTTTGAGCGCCAGCTCAGACCAGACATTCTTCCG ATCAAACCGACATTCGTAATCCCAGATCAGGTGAATTGTGCGGTTATAAGATATCATAGTAGACGGGTAACATGCTTGGAGTTTCATCCTACCAACAATAACATCCTTTTATCTGGAGATAAG AAAGGACAAGTTGGAGTCTGGGATTTTGCCAAAGTGCATGAAAAGATGGTTTATGGAAATGTACACTCTTGTATCGTGAATAACATGAG ATTCAACCCTACAAAGGATGATTCGGTATATGCTGCGTCCTCAGATGGAACCATTAGTTGCATTGACATGGAGACTGGAATTTCATTATCTCTGATGAACCTTAATCCTGATGGGTGGCAG GGTCCAAGCAGTTGGAGGATGCTCTATGGCATGGATGTCAACTCAGAGAAAGGCCTTGTGCTTGTTGCTGATAACTTTGGTTTTCTCTACTT AGTGGATACTCGCTCTAACAACAAAATTGGGGAAGCAGTTTTGATCCATAAGAAAGGAAGCAAAGTTGTTGGACTCCACTGCAATCCTGTTCAGCCAGACCTCCTTTTGAGCTGTGGAAATGATCATTTT GCTCGTATATGGGATATGCGTCGAATGGAAGCTGGATCTTCCCTCTATGCGCTTGCACACAAGCGAGTTGTTAACTCAGCATATTTTTCTCCATTGTCAGGCAGCAAAATCCTAACTACATCGCAAGACAATCGCCTTCGTATATGGGATTCTATATTTGGTGATTTGGACTCTCCAAGCCGAGAAATTGTGCACAGTCATGATTTTAATCGACATTTGACTCCTTTTAGAGCTGAATGGGATCCAAAG GATCCATCAGAATCTCTGGCAGTTATTGGTCGTTACATTAGTGAAAATTATAATGGAGCTGCCTTACATCCTATTGATTTCATAGACATCAGCACAGGACAGCTAGTTGCTGAGGTCATGGATCCAAACATCACAACTATTAGTCCGGTGAACAAGCTACATCCACGTGATGATGTTTTGGCGACTGGTAGTTCAAG ATCGCTCTTCATATGGAGGCCTAAGGAAAAGTCTGAGCCTGTGGAACAGAAGGATGAACGGAGGATAATTGTTTGTGGAAGAGCTGAGAAGAAGCGGAGTCGAAAGTTTGGGGATGAAagtgatgatgattttgatgatgaCAAATTCACCTCCAAGAGCACGAAGCTGAAGTCCAATAAACCTGAAAGGAATTTAACCCGCTGTTCTAATAAGGTCAAACGGTAA